One Candidatus Eisenbacteria bacterium DNA window includes the following coding sequences:
- the feoB gene encoding ferrous iron transport protein B, giving the protein MGSARGGGSLLIPVKTQHRVAIIGNPNTGKSSVFNALTGLSQRVGNYPGVTVDKTTGVLAPGVDLVDLPGTYSLAARSPDEMVAVRVLLGDLEEEPQPDLVVVVIDASNLQRNLYLATQVMELGLPVVIVLNMVDVADRAGVHVNARGLAKALGVPVVPTVASRRFGAEELRSVIVKQLDAPPPDPGWSWPEPIRRELEALESRFLFDRFLLGRALIDEGGSVERLLDARSGGTLLPALEDARVRIRATGSTPVRLESAMRHTWIRGAIAPFLAETEHGRSLSQRIDDVLVHRLFGMPIFAAVLFVVFLAIFGMARPFTTAISGWFAGIGDAVVHLFAGTSLAGGALESLIVDGALAGVGGVLVFLPQIVFLFLFVAMMEDCGYMARAAFLMDRILRLFGLSGMSFIPLLSSFGCAVPAILATRVIADRRDRIATLLVAPLMSCSARIPVYTLMIAAFIPARNVAGFLPLQGLVFGAMYVVGVIVAIPVAIVLKRTLLRGAGNTFVMEMPSYTAPNPRSVAMRVYQRAWAFVKQAGTIIFFMSIVVWALGYFPRPASITADYQAGVRSAEERLDGAEREEELLRIESERDGAFLRQSFLARAGHFIEPVVAPLGWDWKIGMATLASFPAREVVVSTLNVIYDLGNGAENREALIGTLRSARRDDGSPAFTIPVALSLMVFFALCIQCGASLAAIRRETVSWRWPLFTFGYMTAIAWLGAFATHQIFVRIL; this is encoded by the coding sequence TTGGCGCCCGGCGTGGATTTGGTCGATCTCCCCGGCACATACAGCCTCGCCGCCCGCAGCCCCGACGAGATGGTGGCGGTCCGCGTCCTTCTCGGCGACTTAGAGGAGGAACCCCAACCGGACCTGGTCGTGGTGGTCATCGACGCGAGCAACCTGCAGCGCAATCTCTATCTCGCCACGCAGGTGATGGAGCTCGGCCTCCCGGTGGTGATCGTCCTCAACATGGTGGACGTGGCGGATCGCGCGGGCGTGCACGTCAACGCCCGGGGACTCGCCAAGGCGCTCGGCGTCCCGGTGGTCCCCACCGTGGCGAGCCGGCGCTTCGGCGCCGAGGAACTCCGCTCGGTGATCGTGAAACAGCTCGACGCGCCCCCCCCCGATCCCGGCTGGTCCTGGCCGGAGCCGATCCGGCGCGAGCTGGAGGCGCTCGAATCCCGCTTCCTCTTCGACCGCTTTCTTCTGGGTCGCGCGCTGATCGACGAGGGCGGCTCGGTGGAGCGCCTTCTCGACGCGAGGAGCGGAGGCACGCTTCTCCCCGCCCTCGAGGACGCGCGCGTCCGGATCCGGGCGACGGGCTCCACGCCGGTCCGGCTGGAATCGGCGATGCGCCACACATGGATCCGCGGGGCGATCGCCCCCTTCCTGGCGGAGACCGAGCACGGCCGGTCGCTCTCGCAGCGGATCGACGACGTGCTGGTCCACCGTCTCTTCGGCATGCCGATCTTCGCGGCGGTGCTCTTCGTCGTCTTTCTCGCCATCTTCGGCATGGCGCGTCCCTTCACCACCGCCATCTCGGGATGGTTCGCCGGGATCGGCGACGCCGTGGTCCACCTCTTCGCCGGCACATCCCTCGCCGGAGGCGCGCTGGAAAGCCTGATCGTGGACGGCGCCCTCGCCGGCGTCGGGGGGGTGCTCGTCTTCCTCCCGCAGATCGTTTTCCTCTTCCTCTTCGTCGCCATGATGGAAGACTGCGGCTATATGGCCCGCGCCGCCTTTCTCATGGACCGGATCCTCCGCCTCTTCGGGCTGAGCGGCATGAGCTTCATTCCGCTGCTGAGCAGCTTCGGCTGCGCCGTGCCGGCGATCCTGGCGACGCGGGTGATCGCCGATCGCCGGGACCGGATCGCCACGCTCCTCGTCGCCCCCCTCATGAGTTGCTCCGCCCGCATTCCGGTTTATACGTTAATGATCGCCGCCTTCATTCCCGCCCGAAACGTCGCCGGCTTCCTGCCGCTTCAGGGCTTGGTTTTCGGCGCCATGTACGTGGTCGGCGTGATCGTGGCGATCCCGGTGGCGATCGTGTTGAAGCGCACGCTGCTGCGCGGCGCGGGGAACACCTTCGTGATGGAGATGCCCTCCTACACGGCGCCGAACCCGCGGTCGGTGGCGATGCGGGTCTACCAGCGCGCCTGGGCTTTCGTGAAGCAGGCGGGCACGATCATCTTCTTCATGTCCATCGTGGTCTGGGCGCTCGGCTACTTTCCCCGCCCCGCATCGATCACCGCCGACTACCAGGCGGGAGTCCGCTCGGCGGAGGAGAGGCTCGACGGCGCGGAGCGGGAAGAGGAGTTGCTCCGAATCGAGAGTGAGCGGGACGGCGCCTTTTTGCGGCAGAGCTTTCTCGCCCGGGCGGGCCACTTCATAGAACCGGTGGTGGCGCCCCTCGGCTGGGACTGGAAAATCGGCATGGCGACGCTCGCCTCCTTCCCGGCGCGGGAGGTGGTGGTCTCCACGCTGAACGTGATCTACGACCTGGGGAACGGGGCGGAGAACCGGGAGGCGCTGATCGGAACGCTTCGGTCGGCGCGGCGGGACGACGGGTCGCCGGCGTTCACCATCCCCGTCGCGCTTTCGCTGATGGTATTCTTCGCCCTCTGCATCCAATGCGGGGCGTCCCTCGCCGCGATCCGCCGAGAGACCGTCTCCTGGCGATGGCCCCTCTTCACCTTCGGCTACATGACCGCCATCGCCTGGCTCGGCGCCTTCGCCACCCACCAGATCTTCGTCCGCATCCTTTAG
- a CDS encoding CPBP family intramembrane metalloprotease: MPEEMERQTSPEEGRLYGPVSTLAVGLLILALSQIVQIPLLLGALIDMIREGRSPNAENLLLGGAVLERGVIAGAVVGIALTALFTLRRRPYPAAKYLGLLWSGWGRFLAATAIGAVAFIAIEIFRTRLGGEPVPEFLLRAYRSSPTPIVLWFAIAVAAPLFEEILVRGFLLHGLAASRMGWIGAVGITSLLWTLPHIQYGPTDMTTIFLNGIVLGWSRLAAGSIWPAILLHVAVNAAGVAQVAALAG; this comes from the coding sequence ATGCCCGAGGAGATGGAGCGGCAAACGAGCCCGGAGGAAGGCCGCCTCTACGGCCCGGTCTCCACGCTCGCCGTGGGGCTGCTCATCCTGGCGCTCAGCCAGATCGTGCAGATCCCCCTCCTGCTCGGCGCGTTGATCGACATGATCCGGGAGGGGCGAAGCCCGAACGCGGAGAATCTTCTTCTGGGCGGCGCGGTGCTGGAGCGCGGCGTGATCGCCGGCGCCGTGGTCGGGATCGCCCTCACCGCGCTCTTCACGCTCCGCCGCCGCCCCTACCCGGCGGCGAAATACCTGGGACTCCTGTGGAGCGGCTGGGGACGTTTCCTCGCCGCCACGGCGATCGGCGCGGTCGCCTTCATCGCCATCGAGATCTTTCGGACGCGGCTCGGCGGCGAACCGGTACCGGAGTTTCTCCTGCGGGCCTACCGGAGTTCCCCCACGCCGATCGTTCTCTGGTTCGCCATCGCCGTCGCCGCTCCCCTCTTCGAAGAGATCCTGGTGCGCGGGTTTCTGCTTCACGGGCTCGCCGCCTCCCGTATGGGCTGGATCGGCGCCGTCGGAATCACCTCTCTGCTCTGGACGCTCCCGCACATCCAGTACGGCCCCACAGACATGACCACCATCTTTCTGAACGGAATCGTGCTCGGTTGGTCCCGGCTCGCCGCCGGCTCGATCTGGCCGGCGATCCTCCTGCACGTGGCGGTCAACGCCGCCGGCGTCGCGCAAGTGGCGGCGCTGGCCGGTTGA
- a CDS encoding class I SAM-dependent methyltransferase: MARLFLKAGRERSLLRRHPWVFSGAVERVDGDPESGETVEVIAGDGSALGRGAWSPRSQIAVRMWTFDPEEEVDGSFIRARVARAVRLRRERVEAEKLDAYRVIHAESDGLPGVTVDRYAGFLVCRFTSAGAERRRGEILDALGDALPSAGVYERSDGAAREKEGLERREGPLAGSEPPETIKIREGRCRFLVDVRRGHKTGFYLDQRENRAVAATMTGGAEVLNAFAYTGAFAVACVAAGAARATNLESSRDALETARRNAERNGIGEDRIENLEGDVFEVLRRFRDSRRSFDAIVLDPPRFVEAKSHLERAARAYKDINLLAFKLLRPGGLLFTFSCSALMEEPLFRKVVAGAALDSGREVQVLHRLGQPPDHPVSLAFPEGNYLKGLVCRVAE; the protein is encoded by the coding sequence ATGGCCCGTCTATTTCTGAAAGCGGGGCGAGAGCGTTCCTTGCTCCGGCGGCACCCGTGGGTCTTCTCGGGAGCGGTGGAACGCGTCGACGGCGACCCGGAATCCGGGGAAACGGTGGAGGTGATCGCCGGGGACGGGAGCGCTCTCGGCCGCGGCGCCTGGTCGCCCCGCTCGCAGATCGCGGTTCGCATGTGGACCTTCGATCCCGAAGAGGAAGTAGACGGCTCCTTCATCCGCGCCCGCGTCGCCCGCGCGGTCCGGTTGCGACGGGAGCGGGTCGAGGCGGAGAAACTGGACGCCTACCGCGTGATTCACGCCGAGTCGGATGGTCTTCCGGGGGTCACGGTGGACCGTTACGCCGGTTTCCTGGTCTGCCGTTTCACCTCCGCCGGCGCGGAGCGGCGGCGCGGAGAGATCCTGGACGCCCTCGGAGACGCCCTCCCATCGGCCGGTGTCTACGAGCGTTCCGACGGGGCGGCGCGGGAAAAGGAGGGACTCGAGCGCCGGGAGGGTCCTCTCGCCGGGTCGGAGCCGCCGGAGACGATCAAGATCCGCGAGGGGCGCTGCCGCTTTCTTGTGGATGTGCGGCGCGGCCACAAGACCGGGTTCTATCTGGACCAGAGGGAAAACAGGGCCGTCGCGGCGACCATGACCGGCGGCGCGGAGGTGCTCAACGCCTTCGCCTACACCGGCGCTTTCGCCGTCGCCTGCGTCGCCGCCGGCGCGGCCCGGGCGACGAACCTGGAGTCTTCGCGGGACGCGCTGGAAACGGCCCGCCGGAACGCCGAAAGGAACGGCATCGGAGAGGACCGGATCGAGAACCTGGAGGGGGACGTTTTCGAGGTCCTCCGGCGCTTCCGCGACTCCCGCCGCTCCTTCGACGCGATCGTCCTCGATCCGCCCCGGTTCGTCGAGGCGAAGAGTCACCTGGAACGTGCCGCACGGGCCTACAAGGACATCAATCTTTTGGCGTTCAAGTTATTGCGGCCGGGCGGGCTGCTCTTCACCTTCTCCTGTTCCGCCCTCATGGAGGAGCCGCTCTTTCGGAAAGTGGTGGCCGGCGCGGCGCTCGACTCGGGCCGTGAGGTCCAGGTGCTGCACCGCCTCGGCCAGCCGCCGGACCACCCGGTTTCCCTCGCCTTTCCGGAGGGGAACTATCTCAAGGGACTCGTCTGCCGCGTCGCGGAATAA
- a CDS encoding aspartyl protease family protein: protein MRRVWIGWACLALAAVALRPVFAVAASGAIPADSLFRAGDFARAEEAYRAEYERDGDDGGSALLRLGEIALLENRLDEAESRLRAATDLLPEEKRPKLLLAETHYRRDRFTAAAPLLRAAGRTAFADQMESFEGEAPYEIAGTADSAVLPFLEGFPLPVVTIRVNGRTGRFLIDTGGSVLSLDPAFAASAGAGRSFGAEEGVFAGGRRAMYEYGRADSIGLGGFTVKNVPIHLKGIRFPPGPGGSIDGVIGTVVLYHFLSTIDYPGERLVLRRRAESASAPPGGHEIPFRMAGDHFMVARGTANGAGPCLFLVDTGLAGGGFVPADFLIDEAGIELSEETMTGIGGGGPVEIRSFTLDELSLGGARREGIRGLHGGFPGPPDRWGFLLAGIISHDYFNAWAMTFDFDRMRIVLTAPKGDSRATGAAHALR from the coding sequence ATGCGAAGAGTATGGATCGGGTGGGCGTGCCTCGCCCTGGCGGCGGTGGCGCTTCGGCCGGTTTTCGCCGTCGCCGCGAGCGGGGCGATACCCGCGGACAGTCTTTTTCGGGCGGGCGATTTTGCGCGCGCCGAGGAGGCGTACCGTGCGGAATACGAGAGAGACGGGGACGACGGCGGAAGTGCGTTGCTCCGTCTGGGCGAGATCGCTCTTCTGGAGAACCGTTTGGACGAGGCGGAATCTCGGCTCCGCGCCGCGACGGATCTCCTTCCGGAAGAGAAGCGCCCGAAGCTCCTTTTAGCGGAGACCCATTATCGCCGGGACCGTTTCACGGCCGCCGCGCCTCTTCTGCGCGCCGCCGGGCGGACCGCCTTCGCCGATCAAATGGAGAGCTTCGAAGGAGAGGCGCCGTACGAGATCGCCGGAACCGCCGACTCGGCCGTCCTCCCCTTCCTGGAGGGATTTCCTCTGCCGGTCGTCACGATCCGTGTCAACGGGCGGACGGGGCGCTTTCTGATCGACACGGGAGGATCGGTGCTCTCCTTGGACCCGGCATTCGCGGCGAGCGCGGGCGCGGGGAGATCCTTCGGCGCCGAAGAGGGCGTTTTCGCCGGAGGACGCCGGGCGATGTATGAATACGGCCGCGCCGATTCGATCGGTCTCGGTGGATTTACGGTGAAGAACGTGCCGATCCATCTCAAGGGGATTCGTTTTCCTCCCGGTCCCGGCGGATCGATCGACGGCGTGATCGGAACGGTCGTCCTCTATCACTTCCTCTCCACCATCGACTATCCCGGCGAGAGGCTCGTGCTCCGGCGGCGCGCGGAAAGCGCCTCCGCTCCGCCGGGGGGCCACGAGATCCCCTTCCGGATGGCGGGGGATCATTTCATGGTCGCCCGTGGAACGGCGAACGGCGCCGGCCCTTGTCTTTTCCTGGTGGACACGGGACTGGCGGGCGGCGGATTCGTTCCGGCCGATTTCCTGATCGACGAGGCGGGAATCGAACTGTCCGAGGAGACGATGACGGGCATCGGCGGCGGCGGGCCGGTCGAGATCCGATCCTTCACTCTCGACGAACTCTCTCTGGGGGGCGCGCGGCGCGAGGGAATCCGGGGCCTGCACGGGGGATTCCCGGGACCGCCGGATCGATGGGGTTTTCTCCTCGCGGGGATCATCTCGCACGACTATTTCAATGCCTGGGCGATGACCTTCGACTTCGACCGGATGCGGATCGTCCTGACCGCGCCGAAAGGAGACTCCCGAGCAACGGGCGCAGCGCACGCTCTCCGTTGA
- a CDS encoding helix-turn-helix transcriptional regulator produces the protein MSAPRDKMVLRSPEQVAALGSPVRFRIVDILALRGASSVREIAVGAGCSVTSLYYHIRVLEKVGILEEAATRGTGRRMEKTYRLRAGKLVIDPKKRSVPYRRAMADSCAALLRRAERDYRAAASATEVRLEGEERDLMIRRLVLRLDSEGLARLNRLLDRVSAHAGRRGGAGGAPVTLTIAMSRVPELDR, from the coding sequence ATGAGCGCGCCGCGGGACAAGATGGTGCTCCGTTCGCCCGAGCAGGTCGCCGCGCTCGGCTCGCCGGTCCGTTTCCGGATCGTCGACATCCTCGCCCTGCGCGGCGCCTCCTCCGTTCGGGAGATCGCCGTCGGCGCCGGCTGCTCCGTCACCTCTCTCTACTATCACATCCGCGTGCTGGAGAAGGTGGGCATCCTCGAAGAGGCGGCGACGCGGGGGACGGGACGGCGCATGGAGAAAACCTACCGGCTTCGGGCGGGGAAGCTCGTCATCGACCCGAAGAAGCGTTCCGTCCCGTACCGGCGGGCCATGGCGGACAGCTGCGCCGCCCTCCTCCGCCGCGCGGAGAGGGATTATCGTGCCGCCGCCTCGGCGACGGAGGTCCGGTTGGAAGGCGAAGAAAGGGACCTGATGATCCGGCGCCTCGTCCTCCGTCTCGATTCCGAGGGGCTCGCGCGTTTGAACCGTCTGCTCGACCGCGTTTCGGCACACGCCGGACGGCGCGGCGGGGCTGGCGGCGCCCCCGTGACTCTCACCATCGCCATGAGCCGGGTACCCGAGCTGGATCGCTGA